A genomic window from Oceanobacillus timonensis includes:
- the betA gene encoding choline dehydrogenase: MNQTYDYVIIGGGSAGSVLGNRLSIDENSSVLVLEAGRSDYFWDLFIQMPAALMFPSGNRFYDWIYETDEEPYMNGRHVAHARGKVLGGSSSINGMIYQRGNPKDYDRWGADPGMESWDYAHCLPYFKRLETAFGSDPSDEYRGHGGPIKLKRGPATNPLFQAFFDAAVEAGYHRTPDVNGFRQEGFGPFDSQVHNGRRVSASRAYLRPAMRRKNLTVETRAFVTSINFDGTRANGVTYQKNGKTYHVNAGEVILSGGAFNTPQLLQLSGVGDANHLRSLGINPIVDLPGVGENLEDHLEVYIQHACPKPVSEQPSLNKAKMPWIGLQWLLGRTGPAASNHFEGGGFVRSNEEVDYPNLMFHFLPLAVRYDGQKADTAHGFQVHVGPMYSNSRGSLKIRSRDPFQHPSIVFNYLSTEADRREWVEAIRVSRNILSQPALAPYSTGEISPGPSVQTDEEILNWVANDAETALHPSCTAKMGPASDPMAVVDPLTMKVHGLDNVRVVDASAMPHTTNGNIHAPVLMLAEKAADIIRGQEPMEPEHKEYYRHGVHAEDAGTA; encoded by the coding sequence ATGAATCAAACATATGATTATGTCATTATTGGCGGAGGTAGTGCAGGTTCTGTGCTCGGGAACCGCCTAAGTATAGATGAAAATAGCAGTGTACTTGTTCTGGAAGCAGGGCGCAGCGACTACTTTTGGGATTTGTTTATCCAAATGCCGGCGGCTTTAATGTTTCCGTCAGGTAATCGTTTCTATGATTGGATTTATGAAACCGATGAGGAACCATATATGAATGGACGTCATGTCGCGCATGCCAGAGGAAAAGTACTTGGAGGATCAAGCTCTATAAATGGCATGATATACCAACGCGGTAACCCAAAGGATTATGATCGATGGGGAGCTGACCCAGGTATGGAAAGTTGGGATTATGCGCATTGCCTTCCATACTTTAAGCGGCTGGAAACGGCTTTTGGATCTGATCCATCTGATGAGTATCGAGGCCACGGCGGGCCAATTAAATTAAAGCGTGGACCAGCCACAAACCCTCTATTTCAAGCCTTTTTCGATGCAGCTGTCGAGGCTGGTTATCATCGAACACCTGATGTAAACGGCTTTCGTCAAGAAGGATTTGGCCCATTTGACAGTCAAGTGCATAACGGCAGACGCGTTTCTGCTTCACGCGCATATCTACGTCCGGCAATGCGTCGTAAAAATCTAACCGTGGAGACACGTGCATTTGTTACCAGTATTAATTTTGATGGTACTCGAGCCAATGGCGTAACCTATCAAAAAAATGGAAAGACCTATCATGTTAATGCAGGTGAAGTGATTCTTTCCGGTGGCGCATTCAATACACCGCAATTACTACAATTATCCGGTGTAGGAGACGCTAATCATTTACGTTCCCTTGGCATTAATCCGATTGTTGACCTGCCAGGTGTTGGTGAAAACCTTGAGGATCATCTCGAAGTATATATTCAACACGCTTGTCCAAAGCCCGTTTCAGAACAACCAAGCTTAAATAAAGCAAAAATGCCTTGGATTGGCTTACAATGGTTACTCGGGCGTACTGGACCGGCAGCATCTAACCATTTTGAAGGCGGCGGGTTCGTCCGTTCAAATGAAGAGGTCGATTATCCGAATCTAATGTTCCATTTTCTTCCGCTTGCCGTTCGGTATGATGGTCAAAAAGCGGATACAGCGCACGGATTCCAAGTACATGTTGGGCCGATGTACTCCAATTCCAGAGGGAGTTTAAAGATACGTTCGCGTGATCCTTTCCAGCATCCAAGCATCGTTTTCAACTATCTGTCTACTGAAGCGGATCGGCGGGAGTGGGTGGAAGCAATTAGAGTTTCACGTAACATTCTTTCCCAGCCGGCATTAGCGCCTTACAGTACTGGTGAAATTTCACCTGGTCCTTCGGTGCAAACCGATGAGGAAATCCTGAATTGGGTAGCAAACGATGCGGAAACAGCACTTCACCCGTCTTGTACTGCAAAAATGGGGCCCGCTTCTGATCCAATGGCGGTTGTCGATCCATTGACGATGAAGGTTCATGGATTAGACAATGTCCGGGTAGTGGACGCATCTGCTATGCCGCATACGACGAATGGAAATATCCATGCACCCGTGTTAATGTTAGCAGAAAAAGCGGCAGATATTATTCGGGGACAAGAACCAATGGAACCTGAGCATAAGGAATATTATCGTCATGGTGTTCATGCCGAGGACGCAGGAACAGCTTGA
- a CDS encoding MurR/RpiR family transcriptional regulator, which yields MILDKLVNKYYDNLNENDLYIIQTIHGHINDMKTMKIQDLATCAHTSISSIHRLSRKLGLDGYSDLKSYIKLNTYTEETTQDLMELLNQDIQQTMKYMEQLHYDKLNQLIDRAPYIYIYGTGTAQLDLANDVQRQLWSLHKKSLVLRNEQDFKNGIEEIGGEDLLFIISLSGESKNLDEIIHMVKTRNIQYVSVTTLRNNFLAQNAMFNIYVNITPFYLYNKVDNSSFLPFYIVFDIIVRKFSEWKIEQMKK from the coding sequence ATGATTTTGGATAAATTGGTAAATAAGTACTACGATAACTTAAACGAGAATGACCTATATATTATTCAAACCATTCACGGCCATATTAACGATATGAAGACGATGAAAATTCAAGATTTGGCTACGTGCGCACATACTTCCATCTCATCCATCCACCGTTTGAGCCGAAAGCTGGGATTAGATGGTTACAGTGACTTGAAATCTTATATAAAATTAAACACTTACACCGAAGAAACCACCCAAGACCTGATGGAACTGCTCAACCAAGATATACAGCAGACGATGAAATACATGGAGCAGCTGCATTATGACAAATTAAATCAACTGATTGACCGAGCACCTTACATATATATTTACGGTACAGGAACAGCTCAGTTGGATTTAGCCAACGATGTACAGCGTCAGTTATGGTCGTTGCATAAGAAATCCCTGGTGTTGCGAAATGAACAGGACTTTAAAAATGGGATTGAAGAAATTGGCGGGGAGGACCTTTTATTTATTATTTCTTTATCCGGAGAATCGAAAAACCTGGATGAAATCATTCACATGGTAAAAACAAGAAACATCCAATATGTCAGCGTGACCACCTTGCGAAATAATTTTCTGGCACAAAATGCCATGTTTAATATCTATGTAAATATCACACCGTTTTATTTGTATAACAAAGTAGATAACTCCAGCTTTCTTCCGTTTTACATTGTTTTTGATATTATTGTAAGGAAGTTTAGCGAGTGGAAGATAGAACAAATGAAGAAATAA
- a CDS encoding alpha-glucoside-specific PTS transporter subunit IIBC — protein MNAIKRFGSAMIVPVLLFAFFGIVVGLATLFKNPAIMGSIAEEGTMWYSIWTIIESGGWTIFDHMELAFVIGLPISLAKKAQARATLAALMVYLVFNNYINAILTLWPSTFGVDLSQGVENLTGVKEIAGIPTLDTNIIGAIAISGIVIWIHNRFYDKKLPDMLGIFQGLVFVTIIGFLVMLPFAFLIAFAWPYVQQGIGSLQGFITQAGYIGVWLFHFLERVLIPTGLHHFIYTPFEYGPAAVNEGLKPYWIEHLNEFANTTASLKDLYPYGFLMQGNVKMFGCLGIALAMYYSTPKQNRKKVLALVLPATLTAVFAGITEPLEFTFLFIAPYLFVIHALLGATMVTIMNMFGVVGMMGSGFIEIAALNWIPLSSSHGGIYIIQAIVGFIFVALYFVLFRWIIVKFDIALPGRKNEEEAKLYTKEDYKQAKEEGSQQEQAPQYESEYEEKAIYYLEGLGGKDNIQDVTNCATRLRVTVKDPDLVKGNDYFTHNQMAHGIAQSGQSIQVIVGLSVPQVRDSFETKL, from the coding sequence ATGAATGCAATCAAGCGGTTTGGTAGTGCGATGATTGTTCCCGTCCTTTTATTTGCGTTCTTCGGTATTGTAGTCGGGCTTGCAACATTATTTAAAAATCCGGCTATTATGGGGAGTATCGCAGAAGAAGGGACCATGTGGTATAGCATCTGGACCATTATTGAAAGTGGCGGGTGGACGATTTTTGATCATATGGAATTGGCTTTTGTCATCGGTTTACCGATCTCGCTTGCCAAGAAAGCACAGGCACGGGCAACACTTGCCGCGTTGATGGTTTATCTCGTTTTTAATAATTATATCAATGCGATTTTAACGCTTTGGCCATCGACGTTTGGTGTTGATTTGTCCCAGGGTGTTGAAAATTTAACAGGTGTGAAAGAGATTGCAGGTATTCCAACATTAGATACGAATATCATTGGTGCGATTGCTATATCTGGTATTGTGATCTGGATACATAATCGTTTTTATGATAAGAAATTACCGGACATGCTGGGAATTTTCCAAGGACTTGTATTCGTGACCATTATCGGTTTTCTTGTCATGCTGCCTTTTGCATTCCTGATTGCATTTGCCTGGCCATATGTGCAGCAGGGGATTGGTTCCTTGCAAGGGTTCATCACACAGGCTGGTTACATCGGCGTATGGCTGTTTCATTTCTTGGAACGGGTGCTTATTCCGACGGGGTTGCATCATTTTATCTATACACCGTTTGAGTATGGCCCGGCAGCTGTTAATGAAGGGTTAAAACCATATTGGATTGAACATTTAAATGAATTTGCTAATACCACTGCATCATTAAAGGATCTTTATCCATATGGGTTCCTAATGCAAGGAAATGTTAAGATGTTTGGCTGTTTAGGTATTGCACTTGCTATGTATTATTCTACACCGAAACAAAACCGGAAGAAGGTACTTGCACTTGTGTTGCCTGCAACATTAACAGCCGTATTTGCTGGCATTACCGAACCGCTTGAATTTACATTCCTGTTTATCGCACCGTATTTATTTGTGATTCATGCGCTTCTTGGAGCGACGATGGTGACGATTATGAACATGTTTGGTGTGGTTGGCATGATGGGTTCCGGATTTATTGAGATTGCAGCGCTGAACTGGATTCCGCTCTCTTCCAGTCATGGCGGAATTTATATCATCCAAGCGATTGTCGGGTTTATCTTTGTGGCATTGTACTTTGTCTTATTCAGGTGGATTATCGTGAAATTCGATATTGCCTTGCCGGGACGAAAAAATGAAGAGGAGGCTAAATTATATACCAAAGAAGATTATAAGCAGGCAAAAGAAGAAGGGAGCCAACAAGAACAAGCTCCTCAATATGAGTCCGAATACGAAGAGAAAGCGATCTACTATTTAGAAGGACTTGGCGGCAAAGATAATATTCAAGATGTGACAAACTGTGCAACGCGATTGCGTGTCACAGTGAAGGACCCGGACTTGGTCAAAGGAAATGATTACTTTACACATAATCAGATGGCGCACGGAATAGCGCAAAGCGGTCAAAGTATACAGGTCATTGTAGGGTTGAGTGTACCGCAAGTGAGAGATTCCTTTGAAACAAAACTTTAA